The DNA region TGTGACCTCTCAGGTTACAGATTGTCATTTTTGTAACACCAGCAGCTTCCTGCCGCCTCACTTGGACGGATAATAAGCTGTCATTGATCTCACAAAAGATATGTGAAGCTTGTTGTAGTGCACTTGTAGTATTTAGCTCTCACACTAAGCATGTTGTTTCTGCTGTGGAGGGAGACCTGGAGAAAAAGGCATTGGGTACCAAAAAACGTAAGTCAAGTACCACCCTAATATCCCACACAACGTCCCTAAAACCTTGTCAATAAAATCATGGAAGTACACAGAAGTGCATAAGAACATCCATATCCAGATAGCCACAATCGCATTGAGTGCTATATAAAGACAATCAAGAAAGATCTTTCTGTAACTTTGTGGTATGTGTAACATGGGCACCATTTCCTCCACAATCACAAGAGAAGAGTAAGCCAAGATGAAGGAGTGTCCTGATATGTCAAATCCTTCCCAGATGAATCCCTCCTTCCTGCACGCCGCCTTTGTGGTAATGTCACCAAAGATAACTTGCTTGGTGTCTGACTCATAGCATGAACCTGTAATATCTTCAATGTAGAAAAAAGCCCAAGTGCAGGTGTACCAAATCAATGTTGCCACCAGTAGTGACGTCAGCCGCCTCAACACAAATGTGTAGCTTCTGTTGTAAAGGTTGGAGTAAGAGATGAAAGGCAGAAGTAAAACAATGGTCCATCCCCAAGAAACTTTCACAAAAtatctgaaagtaaaaaaaaaaaaaatgaagtgaaaacgATTAAATGACTTTGGAGCCAAACATCAATGTCATAGTAAGTTGTCAATGACAACAAGCATTgctttttaatatcatttaaattctattgcttttatataacgtattattgttattaactaaaataatctAGTTTTACAGTGTTTAATTAAGTTCTAGGTAACGTTAAGGCTGCTACAGTAGACTTGTACTcacagatttaaaacatttttgctgtTACTGAAGTAGCTCTCCGTCACGAGGCCCGTCTCTTTCAAAATCGATCCTGTAAAAGAAATGCAAACGAACAAATGTGGTAAACAAGTACGGGCACACTGCTGTCTCCAAAGAGAAGTCAAAGTATTCACTACGCTGCCTACTGCAGCCATGTTGCTCTGTGTGTCTGAATGCGGAAACAGTAACCCCCACGCTACCACGAATCCTACTCTGGTGAAGGGTTGACGATTAATTATTCATGAGGAAAAGCCTTCGCCATTGGAGGACTACTAAGCAACGTCACCATTGCCTTATTAAATATCCAAGAGTTAGACGTCCGCCATAGGAAGGTTACTAAACACGTCGGCGCTGTCTGATTAATATGCATGAGTAAAACCTTCGCTCTAGTAGCGGGTAAGTTGCTGCTGTCATCATTAATCGTCACGAGGAAGAAAAAATCTTTCAATCGTTGCGTAAGATTATATGACAAAAAACGGCAGAAAAGATGCGTTTGGTTAATGTGTATTTAAAGGTTTGaacaaatatagttattttaaaaaacatccaaaatatataatgttttaacaaaactttttttttgtagaatgtaGAAATGGTTGAGTATCCTTTAAGggtgcagtgtgtaaattttaGCGGCATCTAGCGGTGAGGTTGCGATTGCAACCAGCGGCTcagtcccccgctcacccctccctttagagaaAGCTACGGTGGGCCGATTCAGGACTGAGAGTCGTTCGTCGGTAAAGACAGCAGTGcgcaatgagatttctttacaaaggcAAAATTTAAggtttgtgacagcatggcctctattcttatgtccaaaacagacaaacagctggtcggactcataCGCCATGAGGCCGGatcgatcgacataagtcttaAGCGCCTGGACAGGGCgcaaagacttagatcttctGATCCCATCCCAGCAggggtaaagcctccaggacCGCCTGTCGAAAATGAAAGGGGTTCAAGCGTAattttagggacataattaggccgcCCCGGGTCGCAGCAATACTCTTCATTAAAGCCTGGTGCACAACATCCATGCACGAAGGCgaaaacagaaagagcctgtaaatccccaactctcttgagggaggtgATAAGgccataagaagaactgtcttcaaggtcaggatttATATCCGTacggtttccaagggctcaaaacgcggatgtcctgatagaccttgGTGTGcacaatagataaatcccatgaggGAACTCCCGacacagggcggaaaggcctcagccgcCGCCAAGACCTTGGGTAAAAAGCTTTAGAGACCAGccggatgacggcccactgaagcaccacCATCCATATATacggttagctgaaatggctgccacataaactttcaGTTAAGCGCATGCTACaccatcagagaaacggtcttgaagcgaactccagtactgaagccactcgGGCAGTAAACTGGGTCTATACTTCCACTAAAACCACACCCAGGTCGTGAACAGCCTACTCTGGAAAGCATATAAGCCGCCTCAGATGCTGCCTCAAATTCATAATAGTCCTCGGAGGTTTCCGCAGAAAGACCGGGACCATATTAACTCATCCGCCAGGAGCAccaccacagtttccacagatctggcctcgggtgccaaatcatccctcgtcGGATGCCATAGTAAGTCCTGTCCGAGGGGAATttcccatggagagcccactaTTAGACTGACCAGTTCAAGCGAAACCACGGCTGTGTACACCACGAgccaccaccagcagcagctgctccacctGTCCAGCCGTGATCCTgacaacaccgctggaattaaACGTAATTGAGAAAAGACATACAAGCTGCATCCGGTTTTAATCTGAGTTAAACGACCAGGCCTAGGGGCTTAAGGaggcatagggagaaccacaaAACCTTCCGGAGTCGCAGAAGCAAGGAAAGGACCACGCAGACAGCGAGGCCGCCCCGTCCTTCCGGCGGGCCGTCGTAGGGAGGACTGGGAAGGTAAGGCGGGACCGCACGAGCGTGACTTCCGTATAGTTTTTCCCGGCCAGCGACGGGACAACGCCCCGTGAAAAGGGACCGACGACACCCGCAGTGCGAGACGTGACGTCGAACAGACGAGGCAAAGCCAGCGTGTCCGAGAGGAgcgccgttttttttttttttttttcatagaggcTCCAGCCCAAACGTAGATGAAGGAGagtgcttgtaagaaacaaatccatataaGCATTATAGCTTCTTGACAAACATACAAGGCCATACTAATAATAATGGCCTTTCGTTTATACAAGCAGTGGACTATAACAAATATGCGTCCGAAGTCTGGTGTGgatttattgtgatgctttatTCAGCTGTTTGAACTTCTCATTTAGATGCACCCATGACTGCAGATAGATCCATTGATAGGCAACTGATATAATGCCTAAATTCATTAAATTTGTTccaattaagaaacaaactcatttttttttaaatcttggatgacctgcgagttagtaattttatttcctttttaattgGGTTTTACAGAGTCTTACCTTgataacaaaattcaaaaattctCAATTCAAagctatttattcattcaaacaccaaatgaaaaaaaaaaaaaaaaaaaaatttcagtgatgtgttgttattttaaaaataactctgTGTCATACAGTAcaatatctcaaacataataaacatgttgCTTTCTCTTGGAATACTGATATATTAAGCATAATTGCAATGATAATTGtctaaaatcatgtttaattgaCACGTGAAATGACTAAATGGATGTGCCCTCCATGACCAGCATCTCCCATCGTTtgtattttagaattaatttaagTCTAATTTGCATTGTTCCTCAACCCTGTAAGAAATACTTCTAACCAGCCAAATATTTACTTGAACGTATCGCTCAAACATCAATACAgtcttataatattataaacagtatATTTTAGTTCCTTTTGGGTTTCTAAGAACAGGTGGTGTCAGGTTTTCCTTTGACAAACCGATTAGACTCTTATCATTCATCAGTGACGAGGATAACAACGACTGCAAACGACTAATATAACAATGGCATGTATGAGTGAACAACAGAACACATAAAATGGTCCtattaaaaacacaatgcaaaatatataatatacaacaatGCATCACACTATAATTCTCTGACctaaaatttaaacacattttcatgtttttgtttaaaaaccaataaataggcccaattacaaatatttaaaatattagtgtcaTGAGGAACTGTTACTGTAAAAAGGCAGCACAGCTGATGGTGCAGGTTGATTACAGAAAGCAGCAGCAGACTACCGTATAAGCTAAATTTATTGTCAGGTTTACTATTCCAGCTCTGTATGAAGCCACACAATGTTTGAAGGCAACAATAAGGTTCAGATGTGACCTCTCAGGTTACAGATTGTCATTTTTGTAACACCAGCAGCTTCCTGCCGCCTCACTTGGACGGATAAGCTGTCATTGATCTCACAAAAGATATGTGAAGCTTGTTGTAGTGCACTTGTAGTATTTAGCTCTCACACTAAGCATGTTGTTTCTGCTGTGGAGGGAGACCTGGAGAAAAAGGCATTGGGTACCATAAAACGTAAGTCAAGTACCACCCTAATATCCCACACACAACGTCCCTAAACCTTGTCAATAATATCATGGAAGTACACAGAAGTGCATGCGAACATCCATATCCAGATAGCCACAATCGCATTGAGTGTTTGCTATATAAGACAATCAAGAAAAGATCTTTCTGTAACTCTGTGGTATGTGTAACATGGGCACCATTTCCTCCACAATCACAAGAGAAGAGTAAGCCAAGATGAAGGAGTGTCCTGATATGTCAAATCCTTCCCAGATGAATCCCTCCTTCCTGCACGCCGCCTTTGTGGTAATGTCACCAAAGATAACTTGCTTGGTGTCTGACTCATAGCATGAACCTGTAATATCTTCAATGTAGAAAAAAGCCCAAGTGCAGGTGTACCAAATCAATGTTGCCACCAGTAGTGACGTCAGCCGCCTCAACACAAATGTGTAGCTTCTGTTGTAAAGGTTGGAGTAAGAGATGAAAGGCAGAAGTAAAACAATGGTCCATCCCCAAGAAACTTTCACAAAATAtctgaaagtataaaaaaaaaaaatatgaagtgaaAACGATTAAATGACTTTGGAGCCAAACATCAATGTCATAGTAAGTTGTCAATGACAACAAGCATTgctttttaatatcatttaaattctattgcttttatataacgtattattgttattaactaaaataatctAGTTTTACAGTGTTTAATTAAGTTCTAGGTAAACGTTTAAGGCTGCTACAGTAGACTTGTACTcacagatttaaaacatttttgctgtTACTGAAGTAGCTCTCCGTCACGAGGCCCGTCTCTTTCAAAATCGATCCTGTAAAAGAAATGCAAACGAACAAATGTGGTAAACAAGTACGGGCACACTGCTGTCTCCAAAGAGAAGTCAAAGTATTCACTACGCTGCCTACTGCAGCCATGTTGCTCTGTGTGTCTGAATGCGGAAACAGTAACCACCACGCTACCACGAATCCTACTCTGGTGAAGGGTTgatcattaatattcatgagaaagCCTTCGCCATTGGAGGACTACTAAGCAACGTCACCATTGCCTTATTAAATATCCAAGAGTTAGACGTCCGCCATAGGAAGGTTACTAATAAACACGTCGGCGCTGTCTGATTAATATGCATGAGTAAAACCTTCGCTCTAGTAGCGGGTAAGTTGCTGCTGTCATCATTAATCGTCACGAGAAGTAAAATCTTTCATCGTTGCGTAAGATTATATGACAAAAACGGCAGAAAAGATGCTGTTTGGTTAATGTGTATTTAAAGGTTTGaacaaatatagttattttaaaacatatcaaaatatattaatattttaacaatgtttaatcattgtatatttaaattataacaacaacaacaaaaataataaaaacaaaaatatattaatattttaacaacaacaacaacaacaaaaaaaacctttgtagAATGTAGAATGTGTGAGTATCCTTTAAgggtattttaattttttaatttttgggtaatgTGGGGGTGGGGTTGTGAGGTTTCTTTACAAAGGCAAATTAAGgaattatagatatataattatagATATGTAGATATAAATTGttcaatctaaggtaataaaaacctAATAGTTCATTAAGTAAGGTCTGTATACACCGCTGAAAacatagttatatattatattgcatttctgtcaatAGATCCTCCTaaatattacacactgcacctttaagagcAGTTTTGTCTAGGCTTTCACTGTccaataggtggcactataatatagtcatgaaaaactttttttttttttaagaaaaacatgtaacctaaaattttttttttttaagaaaaacatgtaacctaaaatacatatattttcccATTTAATCAATTTTTGCACACATTGATGTGCACTGTTTTCGAACCTAAATATTTACAGATGCACTTGAGAGAACAGACAATGTTCAGTTTGCTATTCTTAATAAAGAATCtcgatgttttaaaatgtttggaatgatttaaaaaattatcttgGAAAGTTCCACAGGCTTGCCCTTGTTGCACTCAATATTGGCAAGAGTGTATTTATTCAAAGGCAATGTTTCCAAGTATTTGTGCCATTTGGCTAGGTTGTCTCTCCACTCTGCTTCCACATATTGAGCCAGACAGAGCAGTCTCTCAGGATGTTAAATACTGCTGTTTAAAAAGTGATTGCCATGGGTTTAAAAATCATTTGGAAATTTCTGAAGCAGTTACAACTGGAAACAGTACAGGTGCATTAACACCCTTATTTCAATCATTCAATACAGTTTGGACACTCCTGGATGCAATTATGAATCGTCAAGAGAACAAACTTATATGATTTTAATGAACTAGAGATCTGTTAGCTGAATGGAcctaaaatgtgtgaaaaaatattttatgggaGAACCTAAACcaaatgtatttttctattaattttagatttattatttaacatcataTAAAAACTGAAGAGGTTTAAGAGTATGCTGGAGTagatttaaacataaattaaaaaactataaatgtaaaattgtttatACCCTAAATATTTGCAtgagatttcatttattttatttatgttaattgtgtgtgtgagtgtgtgtttctgaataaaGCAACTgagcaaatgtaaatgtaacattaaaacagtaataatacatcGATGATTacgcaaactttttttttgtattaccaCTCCCTTCAGATACCACACTTTTGTACGTGTCTAGACAAGATGATGTCATATTAGAGGAAGTCAGATTGTTTGTGGCCTGATTGTCTAGAGGTGTTCCACCCAAGCTTGACCCATTTCACACTGTCTCACAGAAGGGGGGCCTCAGTGAGTTATGGCTTCGTCTGCTCTTCCTCAGAGCATTCCTGACAGTAAATCTGAAATGTTACAGCTTGACATCATACGTGCTTTATAAAATGGAACCTTTCAGAACCCCACATAAGAGAGAAATATAATTGGTCGATATGGGGTAAAGTCTCACAAACTCTTAAAGGGGACAgtccaccccaaaaagaaaactttattcaatctcatgttgttttaaacctgtatgactttcttttca from Cyprinus carpio isolate SPL01 chromosome B23, ASM1834038v1, whole genome shotgun sequence includes:
- the LOC109046126 gene encoding acyl-coenzyme A diphosphatase FITM2-like — encoded protein: MAAVGSVVNTLTSLWRQQCARTCLPHLFVCISFTGSILKETGLVTESYFSNSKNVLNLYFVKVSWGWTIVLLLPFISYSNLYNRSYTFVLRRLTSLLVATLIWYTCTWAFFYIEDITGSCYESDTKQVIFGDITTKAACRKEGFIWEGFDISGHSFILAYSSLVIVEEMVPMLHIPQSYRKIFLDCLYIALNAIVAIWIWMFLCTSVYFHDFIDKVLGTLCGILGWYLTYVFWYPMPFSPGLPPQQKQHA